The Nostoc sp. 'Lobaria pulmonaria (5183) cyanobiont' genome window below encodes:
- the prmC gene encoding peptide chain release factor N(5)-glutamine methyltransferase — protein MGEKHLIVSGLQLWQWRNAALKAAIATDVPPMEVDWLLLEVAGLDRLALRLESFKNWPQIQLQLPLDELEQLWQRRLNDRLPVQYIVGVTPWRQFKIGVSNAVLIPRPETECLIDLAEASASNASGHWADLGTGSGAIALGLADVLPKATIHAVDYSLEALAIAQTNAHNLGFANRIKFYQGFWWEPLAFLKGQFSGMVSNPPYIPTSTLPTLQPEVVNHEPHLALDGGVDGLDCIRHLIEISPTYLQPGGVWLIEMMAGQADTVQELLQNQGSYYKIQIHADLAGIERFALAYKS, from the coding sequence CTTTGGCAGTGGCGGAATGCAGCTCTTAAAGCAGCGATCGCCACTGATGTGCCACCAATGGAGGTAGATTGGCTACTTTTAGAAGTTGCTGGGTTAGACCGCTTGGCACTGCGTTTGGAGTCTTTTAAAAACTGGCCGCAAATCCAGCTGCAATTGCCGCTAGATGAGTTAGAGCAGCTATGGCAGAGGCGATTAAATGACCGCTTACCAGTGCAGTATATTGTGGGAGTTACACCCTGGCGTCAGTTTAAAATTGGGGTGTCGAATGCGGTTTTAATTCCCAGACCAGAGACAGAGTGTTTAATTGATTTAGCTGAAGCATCTGCTAGCAATGCCTCAGGACACTGGGCAGATTTGGGTACTGGGAGTGGAGCGATCGCACTGGGATTAGCAGATGTCTTGCCAAAAGCAACAATTCATGCAGTTGATTACAGTTTAGAAGCTCTGGCGATCGCACAAACCAATGCCCATAATTTAGGTTTTGCTAACCGGATTAAATTTTATCAAGGTTTCTGGTGGGAGCCACTGGCATTCTTAAAAGGTCAGTTCAGTGGTATGGTGTCAAATCCTCCTTACATACCCACCAGTACTTTACCTACTTTGCAACCAGAAGTAGTTAACCACGAACCGCATCTAGCTTTAGATGGTGGCGTTGATGGCTTAGATTGCATTCGCCATTTGATCGAAATCTCCCCCACTTATTTGCAACCTGGTGGCGTGTGGCTGATTGAGATGATGGCTGGACAGGCAGATACAGTGCAAGAACTTTTACAAAATCAAGGTAGCTATTATAAAATTCAAATTCACGCTGATTTAGCTGGAATTGAACGCTTTGCCCTGGCCTACAAAAGTTAG
- a CDS encoding L-threonylcarbamoyladenylate synthase gives MTQVSLTNLIAGARAGLLVSFPTDTVPALAVVPEKAALIFAAKQRSQDKPLILMAANAKDLWLYVKGSENEYKVWQEVADKYWPGGLTLVLPASQRLPKVMNPIDPTTIGIRVPNSAIAQTILAQTGPLATTSANFSGQPPLQKMAEIENQFPKVLTLATTEYQGEIPGMGIPSTVAKWTGINWQILRQGAIELDLSTDNQV, from the coding sequence ATGACACAAGTTTCTCTAACAAATCTAATAGCTGGCGCACGTGCTGGTCTTTTGGTGAGCTTTCCGACTGATACTGTTCCGGCACTTGCAGTAGTACCAGAAAAAGCAGCATTAATTTTTGCGGCGAAGCAACGTAGTCAAGACAAACCTTTGATTTTGATGGCTGCTAATGCTAAAGATTTGTGGCTGTATGTCAAAGGTAGTGAGAACGAGTATAAAGTTTGGCAAGAAGTAGCAGATAAATATTGGCCAGGAGGGCTGACATTAGTTTTGCCAGCGAGTCAACGCCTACCAAAAGTTATGAATCCCATCGATCCTACAACAATTGGCATTCGAGTACCAAACAGTGCGATCGCTCAAACTATTTTGGCTCAAACAGGCCCTCTTGCTACCACTAGCGCCAATTTTTCTGGTCAGCCGCCTCTGCAAAAAATGGCAGAAATTGAGAATCAGTTTCCCAAGGTTCTGACTTTAGCAACGACAGAATACCAGGGTGAAATACCAGGGATGGGTATACCTTCCACCGTTGCTAAATGGACAGGGATAAATTGGCAGATATTGCGGCAAGGTGCAATTGAGTTAGATTTATCAACTGATAACCAAGTATAG